A window of Mycobacterium bourgelatii genomic DNA:
GTTCCAGTAGCGCCGCGCGCGCCAGCCGGGCCGTCGACGGAGCCAGTCCCGCAACGGATCCCAGGATCCCCCCGAGTTGTTGCAACGGGTTGCTTCGGTTGCGGTCACGCGACGCACGCTGCGGCGCCGGTGCCCAGGCGGCACGGAATTCGTCGGCGTCGGGATCGGTGCTCATCGACTGACGCATCAACGACAGTCCCGACACCCCGTCGACCAACGCGTGATGGATCTTCGAATAGATCGCGAAGCGGCCATCTTTGAGGCCCTCGATGAGGTGGGTCTCCCACAGTGGGCGGTGCCGGTCGAGCAGGTTGGAATGCAGCCGGGACGTCAACTCCAGCAGTTCACGTACCCGCCCAGGGGTCGGTAGGGCGGAGCGGCGCACGTGGTAGTCGAGGTCGACGTCGTGGTCGAGTGTCCAGCTGAAGTTGCTGAAGGCGCCGTGAACTCCCATGGGGCGCTTACGGAATAGCGGTGCCAGCTCGGTGGACTTCAACATCGCCTGATGAATCTCGCGTACGAATCCGCGTCCCGCCCCGGACGGCGGGGTGAACAGTTGCAGCGAGCCGACGTGCAAGGGGTGCTCACGAGACTCAGCCGCCAGAAATAGCGAGTCGACCGGTGACATCAGTTCCATGGCATGTACTCCTGTATTGCGAAGCGCAGGTGGTCGTCGTCGACTGGGCCCTCGCGCAAATCTTCGGGTCGGTGCGACACTCCGTTTGCGTCCGTTTGGGGCCGTCGGTGCCCGCGGTCGGAGCAGGAGCCTGCGCACCTACGATGCACCCGACGATACCCCTGTGTCTTGACAGCAGAGGACACTTTTTTGACAGTTGAGGACAGCTTGGTCGCCGTGGCGCGTTACCCGACGGCGGTAATTCCGGAGCTGGAGATGGTGAACCCGCGGCCGGTGGTGACCGTACAGGTGACGCCGCTGGTCTCCGATCGGCAGCTGAAAGGTCCGACTGAGGCCGTTGAGCCGTATTCGAGCGTTGGGGTGTCTTCGCTCGCATTGCCGATGCAGGAAACACCGGCACAGGTCTTGAACGTTCCGTCAGGGCCCATGCGCACCGACTGGGCGGGCGAGTCGGTCTGGCAATAGGTTTCGTCGGCGATGCCATTGCCGCGGTGGTAGCTCAACTCGCAGCCCAGGTTGTGGGACGGCGCCAGGAACGAGCACCGGGTGGTGGTGCACACCGGATCGTCCGCAGCGGCGTGGGGCATCGCGACCCAGCCGGCCGCCAAGGGAAATGCCAGTGCCGCGATGAACGCCCGACGCATGCCGCCCTCCCAGTGTCCGCGGTGAGCTTTGCTCATTATTCACCGCACACCCGCCCCCTAGTGGGTTTTTCCGGGTTGTTCCGGTTCGTTGACAGTCACTGTCAATAAGTCATAACGTGCCACTCGGGGATGGGGCTTGTAAAGGGAGGTCTGGCGATGAGTGGTCCGGCCACGCTTCGTGTCATTCAATGGGCGACCGGTGGTGTCGGCAAGGCCGCCATCGAATGCGTGCTCAACCACCCGCAGCTTGAACTGGTCGGCTGCTGGGTGCACAGCGCGCAAAAGAGCGGATTGGACGTCGGCGACATCGTCGGCACCGACGCACTCGGGGTGATCGCCACCAGCGACATCGACGGGTTGCTGGCCCTCGACGCCGACTGCGTCATGTACAGCCCGCTGGTCCCCAATGATCAAGAGGTCGTGGCGATTTTGCGGTCCGGAAAGAACGTGGTCACGCCGTTGGGCTGGGTCTATCCCGACTTCAACAACCCGGCCGTCCAGGCGATCGACGCCGCCGCGCGCGAAGGTGGGGTGACACTGCACGGGTCGGGAATCCATCCGGGCGGCATCACGGAGCGCTTTCCGCTCATGCTGTCGTCGCTCTCGTCGGCGGTCACCCACGTGCGCGCCGAGGAATTCTCCGACATTCGTACCTACAACGCTCCCGACGTGGTGCGCCACATCATGGGCTTCGGTGGGACGCCCGAGCAAGCCGTGCAGGGGCCGATGGCTGCCTTACTCGAATCAGGTTTCAAGATGTCGGTGCGAATGATCGCTGAACACATGGGATTTCGCATCGACCCTACGATCAAGACCATTCAGGACATCGCGGTGGCCACCGCCGACATCGACTACGACCCCTTCCCCATCACCGCGGGAACGGTGGCGGCGCGGCGATTCCGCTGGCAGGCCACCGTCGACGGCGAGCCCGTCATCACGGCGGCGGTCAACTGGTTGATGGGCGAGGAAAATCTTGATCCAGGCTGGAATTTCGGTGGCCAAGGCGAGCGCTTCGAAGTGGAGATTACCGGCGACCCAACCGTGAAGCTGACCTTCCAGGGACTGCAGCCGGAATCGATTGCCGAAGGGCTGCAACGTAACCCAGGGATCGTGGCCACCGCCAACCACTGCGTCAACGCCATCCCCGACGTGTGCGCCGCCGACCCGGGCATCAAGACCTACCTGGATCTGCCGCTCTTCGCGGGACGACCGGCGGCCCGCCTAGCCCGTAGTTCCCCCTGGTTTGGTGATGAGTGTGCCGTGACCTGGGGTTTTGTGTTGTCTGCATGACTACTTGTAGCCCAGGCGGTGGGTGAGGCCGAGTAGTTCGAAGGCGTGGTGTTGTAGTGCGGTGGGGGTGGTGAATTTGGTGAACGTGGGCATGTCGTCGGCGGGCTGGATGTGGCTGGCGCAGATGGTGGCTAGGTCGGCGAGCAGGCTGGTGAAGCTGTGCACCGGGGTGTCGTCGGTGGTGCGTTTGCGGGAGGCTTTGGCTAGGGCGGCATCGGAACGTTGAGCGGGGGCAACGGGGTTGGTGCGTTTGGCGGCGGCTGCGGGTTTGTCGTGGTCGCGAAACAGCAGGGGGGCCAGGGCTTGTTTCATGTGCCAGCTGATGTAGTAGGACAGCATGCGTAGGAACATGTGGGCGCGGACCCGGTCGGCGAGGTGGTGGCGGATGGGTCGCACGTCAAGTTCACTGTTGAGGGTCCGGAAGAAGCGTTCGACGTCTTCGAGTCCCTTGTAGCGCAACACCACATCGTCACGGCCCAGGGCGGATTTGGGCAGGTTGGTACGCAGCACGTAGATGCCGTCGAGGGCGGCTTCGGCGGCGATGGCGTCTTCGTTGCGGGTGAAGGTGAATGAGTTGTCGGTGATGGTGATGTGGAAGTGTTTGGCCATCTTGTAGTGGTTGATCACCTTGCCTACCCGTAGCGCGATATCGTCTTTGCCGCGCAAGGGTCGGCGGGTTCGGGTGGTGGCGTCGGTAATGGCGGTGAGTTGTTTTCGGTGGCGGCCAACAGGTCTTGGCGTTTTGGGTGCGCTTTTGAGCTAGAGCGGGTTGTGGCAGCAGACCAGGCGTTCGCCGGGATAGTCCGGGGAGTTGATCTCAGCGAGGTCGTGTTCGTCGAACAAGCTCAGCTGCAGGGCGTCGGCTTGCACAAGGGCCTTGATCTGCGGGCGCGCAGCGCGGTGATCCAGTCCAGACCGGCAGGGCGTAGTTCCTCGGTGATGCGCGCGCTGGTGATCATGCCGCGATCGCCGACAAGGGCCACCCGCGACAGTCCGAACCGGTTTTTCAGCTTATTGATTTGGGCGGTCAACGTTTTCGGTCAGCGGTGTTGCCGTCGAACACTTCGATGGCAACCGGTATCCCGGCGGTGGTGGCCAGCAGCCCGTAGACGATCTGCAAACGTCCTTTGACCCCGTCACGGGCGTGTCCGATCTTGCCCAGGGGGCAGGTGCGGCCCTCAAAGGCCGCCGAGGACACGTCGTAGAGCACTAGGGTGCCATCGTTCAGATGCCGGGCGGCCAGCGCGGTTTCGATGGCATCTTTGCGGGCCAGCGCCCAGTCCATCGCCGCGTACAGGTCGTCCTCATCGGCCCCACTGACCCCCAGCACCTCGCCCAGTGAGCTGGTGGCGGTCTGGGTGCGCAAACCGCGTGCGGTGGCCAGCTTGGATTCCGGGGCGATGACCTGGGCTACCAGCATCGCGGTGACCAGGTCGCGCCGCCGCGATGGTGTCGCGTCGATGAGATCTTCGACGCCCAGGGTCCGGGCGGTGCCCAGCACTGCGGCCACGTGCCCATGGGGCAGGCTGCGGGAGACCTCAAACGACTCGGCCAGATCCCGCGTGGCCGGCAGGCCTTTGAGGGCACGCTGTAGCTTTTCCACCTTGCGCTCGGGCCAGTGTGACAAGTTGGCCAGGGTGCGTGTTTTGACTTTGCCGTTGTCGCGGTAGGACTCCCGCAACAGCACCGCTGGCGGTGACCCACGGTTGGGAACCCGAGTCACGTACATGATTACTTTATATCAACTTATCCGCGCTATATCTACGATATGCCAAGTTAACACGCCGAGCAATGCCATGCATAATACATGACTACATTAGTACGCCCGCATGAACGCCAAACACCTGCTCACGAACAACATCGGGGATTCAGAACCCACTCAGCGGGGGGAACTACGGCCTAGCGCTATGACCATCCACGTCGACGGTGGAATCGGGTCCTTCCGATGACGGGGTCATTGCGAGACCGGCAGCGCGCACAGGTCCGGGCCGACATCAGACGAGCGGCGTTCCGGCTGTTCATCGAGCGAGGCTATGACCGCGTGACGACCGAGGAAATCGCTGTGGCCGCGGGCGTTTCGCCGCGTACGTTCTTCCGGCACGTGCCGACCAAGGAAGAACTGTTGCTGGCGCCGGTGCGCCACGGCGGTGCGGCGATCGTCAACCTGCTGGAGCAACGGCCCGCCAACGAGTCGCCGGACGTCGCGCTCATCAACGCCATCGTCACGCGCACCCGCTCGTTCGACGAGGCCGATACCGAGGAATGGCGGGAAGCGCTGCTCGTCGCCCCTGAGCTGCTCGGCAAGCTCACGGTGCACACGCCCGCCGACAAGGAGCGGGCGACGAAGTTGATCGCCGAACGCATGGGCTGCGACCCCGACGTCGATATCCGGCCCGGGCTGCTGGTTCAACTGTGCTTCGCCGCAGCCGATTTCGGGTTCCAGCAGTGGGTGCGGCAGTCCAAGGCGGTCCAGCCGCTGGACAGCTACGTCACCGAGGCGCTGGAAGCGTTGAAGAGCCGGCACTGGAAGAGGAGGCCGACCGCGTGACGGACACGTACAGGGTCGTCGGGCGGTAGGATAGATGTATGGCCAAAAGTAAGATTTCTGTGACGGTGGAGGAATCTGTGCTCGCCGCGGCTGATGCAGACGCCAAGGCGGCCGGCTTGAACCGATCGGAGTTAATCGAGCGGGCGCTGCGCAATGAGCATCTCCGCCTAGCGCTGCATAGCTACACCACGAAGACCGTTCCAGCGTTGAACATCGACTCGTATGCCACCCATGTTCACCAGGCCAATCGGACCGCAGGTCTGTGATCACCCCTGGCGACATCGCTCCCCGACTCGACACCGACCGCCAGCTCTACGTCGCGGTCCTGTCCAACTCGATTCACCTCGCCGCCGACACCGGACGGCTAATCACCTGCCCGTTTGTTCCCGGCCCGATTCCGGACGACGTCATGGCGATGGTGGTCACGGTCGACCAGCCGCAAGGCACTCTCTTACCAGAGTTGGTGCAATGGCTACCGAGCTCAGCACTCGATGAGCCGATTGGTGCCATTGGCGAAAATGCCCTGCGCGAGACGACATCGATTGTCACCGCGCTCATCTCTTAGAGCTCATCGAGCCTGCGCTTCGGGATTGGCGATCCGGGCAGGGGTGCCGTCCAACCAGGCTACCACGGCCTCGACCGTGTCGGTATAGAAGACGCTGAGCATCTCGCGGGTCACATAGCCCAAGTGCGGCGCCAGCGTCACGTTCGGTAGCGATCGCAACGGGTGATCGCGCGGAAGTGGTTCTACGTCAAAGACATCCAGCCCGGCCCCGGCGATGCAGCCGGTCCGCAGCGCCTCGATCAGTGCCTCCTCTTCCACGATCGGTCCACGAGACGTGTTGATCAGGTACGCGTTTGGCTTCATCGCTGCGAACTCCGACTCTCCCACCAGACCACGTGTGCGTTCGGAGAGTACGACGTGTATGGAGACCACATCGGATTCAGCAAAGAGCGCCGACTTCTCAACCCTCCGTGCACCAACCGACGCTGCGGTTTCCGCCGTGAGGTTCTGACTCCACGCAATGACCTCCATGCCAAAGGCTTTCGCGTACTCGGCCATGCGTTTGCCGACTCGGCCGAGTCCCACTAGCCCAAGAGTCTTGCCGGACAGCGTCATACCCGTGGTGGTCTGCCAGCCACCTTCGCGCATGCGGCGGTGTTCCTCCGCCAAATTGCGCACCGTGGCAATCAGCAGCCCCCACGCGAACTCCGGTGTGGCGTCCCGGACGGAACGGAATCGCGGGTGGGCAAAGTCCGAATGTGCCACCAGGACACCGTTTTCGGTGGCCGCTGCCAGGTCCAGGTTGGGCAGGCTGCGACCAACGATGGTGATGAGCTTGAGGTTCGGCAACCGCTCGATCAGGCTGCGCGTGAATGCCATCCGCTCTCGCAGGGTGCAGACCACGTCGAACGGCCGCAGCTGCTCGGCGGCCTCCGCCTCGGACAGGTGCCGGTCGAAAGACGTGATCTCGGCCCGACTCTGTACCGGTGACCAGTCTGCGAGTTGTAAAGCCGCACCGGCATAGTCGTCGAGGATCGCCACCCGCCGCACGCGGCCAACCTACCCGGCGGCCAGGATCTCGTCGGCGGCACGCCGGCCGGAGCGGATCGCGCCGTCCATGTATCCGCTCCACTCCTGCACGGTCTCGGCCCCGGCCCAATGGATGCGCCCTACCGGCTCGGCCAGTGCCTTGCCGAACTGAGTCAACGCGCCCGCCGCGAGGCGACCGCCGTAGCAGCCGCGGGTGAATTCCTCGGCATTCCAGTCCTGTTCGACGATGTCGAAGGGCTCTGCGGCCTGGGGCCCGAAGTACTTCACCAGCGTGTCAACGACGAGCTTGTGGCGCTGCTCCTTCGGCAACTCGGCCGCCGCTCGGGCATGCGCGCCGTCGATGAACCCGACCAGTACCCCGCAGGACCCGTCCGGTGGGGAGTTGTCCATGACGAGGTTGAATGCGTCGTCGAGGCTGGTCACTAGGCCACTCAAACCGTCGTCCCGCCAGAACGGCCTCGGATAGCCCACATGGATCTTGATCACCGATCCCGCGGGGAACTGCTGGGTCAGGGCGTCACGCGCGGCCGGGAGTGGCGGCAGGTAACGGATCCGTCCTGCCAGGGTCGGCGGAATCGCGACGATGACGTGACGACCCGTCACCGTGTCCGAGGTGCTGGCCTCGGCGTCCTCGTAGCTGACCGTGACGCCGTCGCCCGTCGCGGCGATGGTCCGTACCACGGCGCCGAGCTGGACTCGGTCACCAAGCTCCTCGGCCATCCGTTCGGAAATGCGGTGCGTCCCCCCTACCACGCGGAGCTCCTGGGCCCCGCCGGTGACGGCGAGCAACGACGCCAGGCCGTTGCCGGAGCGGATGTAGAAGAGAAAGTGCAGCAACGAAAGCTCTGGGGTCTCCGCGCAGAACAGGGTCGGTACGATGAGCCGGAAGAACCGCAGCGCCACGGAATCGGTCGTGTTTGCGGATAGCCAGCCGTCGAAGGTCTGCCGGTCCAGGTCGGCCGCTTCGGGCGCCTGCCACGGCGAGGTGATCGGAACCGACGCCGCCAAAGTCTCGAGTTCGCCCCAGACCCGATAGATCTCGGCGACATTTTCCTGCGGGAGGCCGAAGCTCGCGTCGGAGTAGCGCAGCGCGGCACCGTCGACGAAGGTGATTGCCTCACCGGTGTCGTAGGTGGGGAAGGTTTCCAAACCGAGTTCGGCGATCAACTCGAGCACCACGTCCTGACCCGGTCCCACCCACTGGCCGCCCAGCTCGACCGGCACGCCGTTGCTCAAGAACCCGCCGAAATTGCGGCCCCCGACGCGGTCCCGGGCTTCGAGAACGCGCACCGTCTTCCCGGCGGCGACCAGCTTGCGGGCCGCGGAAAGACCGGCGAGCCCGGCGCCTACGACGACGACATCCAGTTCGTACCGCATCGAACCCACGGTAGACCAGAGCCACGTCGGCGCCGGGGTTCGCGTAAGAATATTGCGTGCTCCCCGCGCAGTACGTCTTGTCGGCTGACGCACCCAGTCCGCGAACGCTGATCGACATCATCAACGAAACCGCAGCACGCTACCCGGATGCGGCCGCGATCGACGACGGCGAGGTCCAGCTCACCTACAGCGAGCTGCTCGAGGACATGAAGGACAGCGTGGAGTGGCTGGCCGCCAGGGGTGTGGGTCGCGGGGACCGGATCGGGGTGCGGATGCCCTCGGGCAGCTATTCGCTGTACGTGGCGATCCTGGCCATCTTGGCCACCGGCGCGGCGTACGTGCCCGTCGACGCCGACGACCCCGACGAACGCGCGGAATTGGTTTTCGGCGAGGCCGGAGTCGTTGCGGTCATCACCGAGAACGGCATTCACCGCACCCTCGGCTCATCGAGGGGCTGGCGCGCCGGCAACCCGCTGGCACGGGACGATGCATGGATCATCTTCACGTCCGGTTCCACCGGCACGCCCAAAGGGGTCGCCGTCACGCACCGCAGTGCCGCCGCGTTCGTCGACGCCGAGGCGCAGATCTTTTTGCGGGACAACCCCATTGGACCGGGCGACCGGGTGCTTGCCGGGTTGTCGGTGGCCTTCGA
This region includes:
- a CDS encoding D-2-hydroxyacid dehydrogenase family protein; this translates as MRRVAILDDYAGAALQLADWSPVQSRAEITSFDRHLSEAEAAEQLRPFDVVCTLRERMAFTRSLIERLPNLKLITIVGRSLPNLDLAAATENGVLVAHSDFAHPRFRSVRDATPEFAWGLLIATVRNLAEEHRRMREGGWQTTTGMTLSGKTLGLVGLGRVGKRMAEYAKAFGMEVIAWSQNLTAETAASVGARRVEKSALFAESDVVSIHVVLSERTRGLVGESEFAAMKPNAYLINTSRGPIVEEEALIEALRTGCIAGAGLDVFDVEPLPRDHPLRSLPNVTLAPHLGYVTREMLSVFYTDTVEAVVAWLDGTPARIANPEAQAR
- a CDS encoding NAD(P)H-dependent amine dehydrogenase family protein, producing the protein MSGPATLRVIQWATGGVGKAAIECVLNHPQLELVGCWVHSAQKSGLDVGDIVGTDALGVIATSDIDGLLALDADCVMYSPLVPNDQEVVAILRSGKNVVTPLGWVYPDFNNPAVQAIDAAAREGGVTLHGSGIHPGGITERFPLMLSSLSSAVTHVRAEEFSDIRTYNAPDVVRHIMGFGGTPEQAVQGPMAALLESGFKMSVRMIAEHMGFRIDPTIKTIQDIAVATADIDYDPFPITAGTVAARRFRWQATVDGEPVITAAVNWLMGEENLDPGWNFGGQGERFEVEITGDPTVKLTFQGLQPESIAEGLQRNPGIVATANHCVNAIPDVCAADPGIKTYLDLPLFAGRPAARLARSSPWFGDECAVTWGFVLSA
- a CDS encoding ribbon-helix-helix protein, CopG family, which codes for MAKSKISVTVEESVLAAADADAKAAGLNRSELIERALRNEHLRLALHSYTTKTVPALNIDSYATHVHQANRTAGL
- a CDS encoding TetR/AcrR family transcriptional regulator; the protein is MTGSLRDRQRAQVRADIRRAAFRLFIERGYDRVTTEEIAVAAGVSPRTFFRHVPTKEELLLAPVRHGGAAIVNLLEQRPANESPDVALINAIVTRTRSFDEADTEEWREALLVAPELLGKLTVHTPADKERATKLIAERMGCDPDVDIRPGLLVQLCFAAADFGFQQWVRQSKAVQPLDSYVTEALEALKSRHWKRRPTA
- a CDS encoding flavin monoamine oxidase family protein, which produces MRYELDVVVVGAGLAGLSAARKLVAAGKTVRVLEARDRVGGRNFGGFLSNGVPVELGGQWVGPGQDVVLELIAELGLETFPTYDTGEAITFVDGAALRYSDASFGLPQENVAEIYRVWGELETLAASVPITSPWQAPEAADLDRQTFDGWLSANTTDSVALRFFRLIVPTLFCAETPELSLLHFLFYIRSGNGLASLLAVTGGAQELRVVGGTHRISERMAEELGDRVQLGAVVRTIAATGDGVTVSYEDAEASTSDTVTGRHVIVAIPPTLAGRIRYLPPLPAARDALTQQFPAGSVIKIHVGYPRPFWRDDGLSGLVTSLDDAFNLVMDNSPPDGSCGVLVGFIDGAHARAAAELPKEQRHKLVVDTLVKYFGPQAAEPFDIVEQDWNAEEFTRGCYGGRLAAGALTQFGKALAEPVGRIHWAGAETVQEWSGYMDGAIRSGRRAADEILAAG
- a CDS encoding toxin, whose protein sequence is MITPGDIAPRLDTDRQLYVAVLSNSIHLAADTGRLITCPFVPGPIPDDVMAMVVTVDQPQGTLLPELVQWLPSSALDEPIGAIGENALRETTSIVTALIS